The sequence ACCGGCCTCGACCGAGGCGCGGACGAACCAGAAGGCGGAGCATGCCGCCAGTCCCGCCAGGAAGAGAGGGGCCAGCGTTCGCAGGCACCGTCGGTCGTCGGCTCGGCGCACACGGAGCACGCCGAGAATGACGGTCGCCAGCAGGGCAAGGAGCCAGAACACCGGCTTGGAGCCGCAGGATATGCCTAGGGCGAGACCTCCAAGAAGCGCCAGGAGACGCTTCTGGCCGGGAATTCGACCGGGTTCGCTGCCGATCATCAGGGCGAGGATGCCCGCCGCCAGGAACGCCGTGCCGAAGAGATCGATGAAGCTCTTGCACATCTGGTCGGCGACGACCTCGGACACCAGGACACCGATGACCGCGGTGGCGGCGGCGAACCGGGATCCCTGCACATGTCGCACCAGTCCCCAGGTCGTCGCGGCTGCGAGCAGGCCGGCGGGGAACAGGGCAATCCCGGCCACGGACTCGAGTCCTCCGCGAAGAAACCACCAGATGATCACCTCTCCGTTGGAGGGCAGGGCGTACTGCCAGAATTCCGGCTGCATGATCAGGGCATCGGCCCGCATCCACTTGACCACCAGTGGCAGGTGGTAGCGCAGGGCGTCGCCGCCGCCGATGGGGGGGCCGGAGAGGGCCATGAGCAGGCAGATGCCATGAGCACTCAGGACGAAGGCCAGCGGCAGCCTCGTGCCGCTGGGCAGCCACCGGCGGTTTCGGCAGACCGCGGGGCAGGCGACCGCTGGCTGGCGGCGGGCCAGGAGCCGGCCGGAGAGCCACAGCATCAGCATGAAGATGGCGGAGATCGCGGGAATGGGCATCCCGGGAATCCAGCCGAACAGTCGGGCGAAGGCCAAAACCTGAACCGATACCAGGAACGCGCTGGTGGTGATGATCATGGCCAGGGCCCAGCATGTCGGGCGGTCCGCGTCGGGGAGCCAGCGGTCTTCCAAGATGCGGCTGAGCGGCCAAGTGCTCCACAGCCCGACGAGGGCCACGAGGGCCACGATGGGTCCGGTTACGGGATCAATGCCTGTGAGCCAGTCTCCGGAGAGTGGCCAGCGAGGACGGAGATGGACGAGGCCGGCCAGCGTCCAGTACGCGGTTCTGAAGGTGGAAGAATGGAGGACGAAGACGACCACGGTGGCGGCCATAGCGGCCAGCATGACGCCGCTGACGAGGTGGTTTCGTCCAGGGCGAGGAGCGGTCGCTGCGATGGTGGCCGGCGGGGTGATCATGTGCGTTCAGGGAGGTTATCGGCCCTGTGCGGGGCGGTCTTTAGGTTGCGGTGACGGGCCGGGCTGGTTCAGTCGTGCCGCAGAGACTCGACCGGCTTGAGGGAGGAAGCCCGCCGGGCCGGAAGCAGGCCGAAGAGCAGGCCGATCGCCACGGCGAAGCCAAAGGGACCGCCGATGAGCGGCACGGAGAAGATGGCCGGCCAGCCGGTGAGGTGCGAAATCGCGATACTCCCGACGAAGCCCATGAGGACGCCGAGGATGCCGCCGACGCCCGCCAGCGTCGCGGACTCGATGATGAACTGGCTGAGGATCATGCGCTGGGTGGCCCCGACGGCCATGCGGATGCCGATCTCCCGGGTTCGCTCCATCACCGTGACCAGCATGATGTTCATGATGCCGATCCCGCCGACCAGGAGGCTGATGGCCGCGATGCTTACCAGCAGAGCGGTCATGACATTCGATGTGCTCTCGGCCATTTCCGCGTATTCCTCGATCGACTTAATGATGAAGTCGTCCGGTTCGCTTTCGCCCAGACGGTGGCGCTGGCGGAGCAGGCCCTTGATCTGGGTGATGGCCAGGTCGATCTGGTTCTCATCGACGGCTGAGGCGACGAACGCCTGGGGTCGATCACCGCCCGCCAGATGGCGAAAGAAGGTATTGAGAGGGACGACCACGGTGTCGTCCTGGTCCTCTCCGAGCGGATTCTGACCCTTGGTTTCGAGCAGGCCGACGATCTCGATGAGCGTGCCCTTGAGACGGATCCGCTGGCCGACCGGATCCATGTCGCCGAAGAGTTGCTCGCTGGTGGTCTTGCCGATGAGACAGACCTTGGCGGCCGTGTCATCGTCGCTGGGCTCGAGTTCGCGCCCGCTCTCGACGTTCCAGGCGCGGATGGCGGTGTACCGGCAGCTGGCCCCGGTGACCGGGGCGGGCCAGTTGCCCAATTCGCTGACCGCCTGGCAGATGATGCGGGCGACGGGGGCACAATGCGAAACCGCCGAGCATTCTCGTTCGATGGCCTGGGTGTCTTCGATGGTGAGGGTGACGGCCGATCCGGTTCCGGCCTTGACGCCGCTGGCACTGGTCGAGCCTGGCACGCCGATGATCATGTTGCTGCCGAGGTTGGCGATCTGCCCCTGGATTTTCTTCTTGGCTCCCTGGCTGATCGACACGACCGAGATGATCGCTCCGACACCGATGATGACGCCGAACATGGTCAGGAAGCTGCGGGTTCGGTGGCGGCTCATCTCGCGGAAGGCGATGTGGAAGCTCTCGATGAAGAGTGCCCAGTTCATCAGGTCGGCCCTCCCGTCGCGGGAGCCGCCTCCGAGCGAAGCTCCTCTTCGAGCGTTGCCCCAAGGCTCTTGATCGGCGGAATCGGGGGTCCTCCCGCCACCGGGCCGGGCTTGTCGTAGACGACGCGGCCGTCGTACAGAATCACGATGCGGTGGAGGTAAGCGGCGATGTCCGGATCGTGGGTGACCACGATGAGGCTGAGCTTCTCGTCGCGGTGCAGGCGGGCGAGGAGCTCCAGGACTTCCTCGCTGGTCTTGGAGTCGAGGTTTCCGGTCGGCTCGTCGGCCAAGAGGATAGGGGGGCGGTTGGCGAGTGCCCTGGCCAGGGCCACGCGCTGCTGCTGGCCGCCGGAGAGCTGCCAGGGCATATGTTCCATGCGATCCACGAGGCCGACGGTCGCCAGTGCCGCCCGGGCCCGTTTCTCGCGTTCCCTGCGAGGCACGCCCATGTAAACCATGGGCAGTTCGACGTTCTCCAGGGAAGTGCCGCTGCGGAGGAGGTTGAAGTTCTGAAACACGAAACCGAGCTTGGTTCGCCGGCAGTAGGCCAGCTGGGCCTCGTTCATCTGGTCGACGCGCTCGCCATCCAGCCAGAAGACCCCGCTGGTTGGCGTATCCAGGCAGCCGAGGATGTTCAGGAGCGTGCTTTTGCCCGAGCCGCTGGCCCCCATGATGGCGATGGCCTCTCCCGTGGCGATGGTGAGGTTGATGCCCCGGAGGGCGTGGACACGGACCTCACCCATGTCGTAGACCCTGTGGACATCACGTAGTTCGACGATGTTGCTCATGTCGAGGGCGTCTTCCGGTTACCTCAGGGCTGGCGGTTCTCCGGCCGGGCGAGCATGATCGCGCGTTGCAGGGCGCTCTGCCCGTCCGCGTGCATGCGGACCTCGGTGGCGAACTCATCGCCGGCTTTGACCGGGCTGTTCTCGGCAATGATGGTTTCGCGGTTGTCGGTGAAGACGGTCCAGACCGGCACGACCTGCCATTTCTGGCTGACGTACTGCCACAGTGTGCCCTTGACCGGCTCGAGGGGCGGTGGCGTGAAGCTGACCTCGCTGGGGCGTGTCTCGACGGGGTGTTTTCCGATCACCGGGGTGGGCGCCGGTGCGGGGGCCCATTTGAGGGCGTCCAACGTGTGGCGGATCTCGGTTGGCGGCAGCGGGGGTCGGAATCGCAAGGCCGAGTTGGCGATCTTGAGGGCGTTCTCGCGGTGCACGATTTCGATGGTGACATCGGCGGGCATGCCCGGGCGAAGGAGCTGCTCACGGTTTTCGACATCGATGGTGACGGTGTAGGTGACCACGTTGCCCAGGGTCTTGGGCTGGTTGCGAATCTGCCGCACGGTGCCGGTGAAGGTCCGGTCCCGGTAGGCGTTGACCTTGAAGGTGGCAGCCTGGCCGGGGCAGATGTACCCGACGTCGGATTCGCTGACGTCCGCGAGGAGCTTCATGTGGGAGAGATCCTCGGCCAGGGAAATCAGTTCGGGAGCCATGAACGCCGCCGCGACGGTCTGGCCGACGTCCACCCGGCGGTCGATGACGACGCCGTCGATGGGGGAAGTGATCACGGTCCGGTCAAGGTGGTACTTGGCCAGATCGACGCGGCTCCCGGCCCCTTTGACGCTGGCCTCGGCGGCGGCGACGTCTGCGACGGCAGCTTCCCTGGCGGCCTCTCGCATGGCGAGCTCGTCCGGACTCGCGGCTTGGCCGGCCTGCAGACTCTTGGCTTTCTGATACTGGCGTTCCGCCTCTTTGGCCTGGACCTGGACCTGCTTGAGCTGGGCCTGGATACGAGCGACGTCGGCCTCGGCTTGTTTGAGCTCGGCCTGGACGAGCTCAGGCTTGAGCCGGATCAGCTCCTGCCCACGTTTGACCCGGTCGTTGTGTTCGACTAGAACGCTCTCGACCGTGCCCGAGGTCTCGCAGCCGATCAGTACCTCCGTTGTCGGAGCGAGTTTGCCGGTTGCCGAGACGCTCAGGGCGAGCGAGCCGGTGGCGGCCTTGGTGGTGCGGACTTCCATCTCCTCTTTCTGGTTAAGGGCCTTCCAGCCCAGCCAGCCGCCGGCCCCCAAAGCCGCGATGATCAGAAGTTGGACGGACCGTTTGAACACAGTTCACTCCAGTGTGGGGCAACGTATAATCCCATCGTCTTCCTGAGTCTCCGGCTCAGGGGTCCTGGCCGGTCGGGAGTGCGGTCCAGGCAGGCGATCGGAGGCCAGTTGACATCCGTAAACCCTTGCGGCACAATCTGGCCTCTTGCATCGCTTTTGGGCAAAGCCGAAGCGTAACACGGATGTGCCCTGAGGAAAAGGGCCGCAGCGTGAGTGCAGCGTGCGATGAAAGGGTGAAATTGTGAACCCCCAGTTGAAGCGTGTTTCCATTGTCGGTACCGGTTCGTTCCTGCCGAACGATCCCGTTCCCAACAGTCGGCTTGACGAGGTGTTGGGACCGCTGACCGACGCTCCCGAGCGGGTCAAATCCTTCATGGAGACGATTGGGACGCGCATGCTGGCCAACAGCGGGGTGGAGTTCAGACACTTCGCGATCGACACCAAGACTCGGAAACTCACCCACACGGTTGCCTCTCTGGGCGAGGAAGCGGTCCGCCGGGCGTTGGACGCGGCGGGCATCAAGCCGACCGATGTAGATCTGCTGATTCTGGCGAGTTCCAACTATGACGAAACTACGCCACCCACATCGGCTTTGCTGCAAGAGCGTTTGGGGATTGAGACGTGTGCCGAGATGGAGGTTCACTCGAACTGTTCAGGGGTGGGTAAAGCCATCCAGATCGCCTATGACGCTCTTCGGGTAGGGCGGTACAAGACGGCGGTGGCGGTTTACCCTCAGCTCTCCAGTGTCTATCTCCGCCGCGAGTACCTCAACCAGCCGTTCATGACCAAGAAGCAGGCGGCGTTGAGGTATATTCTGGCCGATGGGGCCGGGGCGGTGGTGTTGCAGGCGGTGGACGCTCCTGCCGGCAAGGCGGTTCCACACGAGCTGCTCGGGACTTTCGTTGAGTCGGTGGGCGGCAAACGATCGCCGGGCATGACTGCCGGTGGCGGTGTGGGCAACCTGGTGGAGCCCGACAAGCAGATCGTTCACATGTGGAAGCAGGGGCTGCACCATCTGGATCAGGATTTTGCCGCGGTTAACCGGGATGCTGCGCGGACACTGCATGAGGGCGTCGTGCGAATGATCGCCCAGTTGGGCATCGATCCCAAGAGCGTCTCGCAATGCGTGTTCTCGATTCCAACCCGGCAGCTGTATGAGGACGGCGTCGGGCCGTTCATGGAGTTCTTTGGGCTCACCCGCAACGAGATCAAGTTTCGTGCCTGCAACACCGGCTACTGCGGTGGTGCTTCGCTTCTCCTGCACTTTGATGAGATCGCCCGGAACGGCGAACTGAAGACGGGGGACGTGGTTGTTGTTCACTCCGTCGAGTCGAGCAAGTGGATGACTGCCGGCTTCGTTGTGAGGTGGTAGCCATGGCGGATGCCGGCCACCGCGGGGGAGGGGGTAGCGCCCCAGCCAGGCAGGGCATCAGGGCGTGGCTGGACTCCATACCGCTGACTGCCCGGATGATCTTCTACGCGATCTTTTTCCTCGCCGGTGTTCTCGTCGGATTGCCCTATCTTGCCTATCAGATCGACGTGCATCTTCCTGCGTGCCGTATCGATATCGGCGTGTTTCGCTATGTTGGCGTGGCGGTTTTCGTGTTTTTCTTCATCATCTACGCTCGCGGCTCGTACACGCTGACCCGGCTGGGGCGCGGGGCCTACGTCGAGTTCGACCCGCCCAAGGAGTTCGTGGCGACTGGTCCGTTCCGCTGGTGCCGAAACCCGATTGCCGGATCCGTGGTGGGCATGATTCTCGGCGAGGCTGTGGCGTTCTCGTCCGTCGGCATCTTCCTGCTGTTCCTGGTCGCGATTCCCCTTGCCCATCTGCAGGTGGTCCTGCTGGAGGAACCCCTGCTGGAGAAGCGATTTGGATCGGCCTACAACGACTATCGGGCTCGTGTGCCGCGCTGGTTTCCGCGGCTTCCCGGAAGCGAGGGCCCCCCGTGATTGTGGCACTGACCGGCGGCACGGGCTTCCTGGGCCAGGCCCTGATCCGGTTCCTGGTGCCCGCCGCCGAGCAGGTGCGTGCGCTGGTGCGCCGGCCTGCGGACGAAGATCGGATTCGCTCGTGGGGCGCCGTCCCCGTTCGCGGCGATCTGGTCGTGCCTGGCGGATGCGACGGACTGGTGGGCAAGGGCAACATCCTGATTCACTCGGCGGCCCGTGTTGATCTCACCGGTACCTGGGCCGAGTTCCGTGAGACCACTGTGGAGGGGACGCGCCGCCTCCTCACCGCCGCGCTTCCCCAACAGCCGGCCCGGGTGGTTTACGTCAGTTCGGCGGTAGTTTACTCCCCCGCCGCCCAAAGCTCGCCGATGTGTGCCGAGCGGACTCCAGTCGAACCCGCCTCGTTCAACTACTACGGCCGGGCGAAGCTCGAGGCCGAGAATCTGGTTCGCGAGCAGTGCGATCGGGTGGGGTGTCCGTGGACGATCGTTCGCCTCGGTTTCCTGTACGGCCCGGAGAACCGGGCGATGGAGAGCCACTTCATGCCGCTGATCAAGGGGCGATGGCTGTTCATCGTCGGCAGCGGAGAGAACCGCATTGCGACGCTGTACGTCGATGACGCGGCCCGGGCGGTGGTGCTGGTCGCCACGAGCCAGGCACCTGCGAACCGGATCTACGACGTCGCCAGCGACGAGCCGGTCAACCAGTGCCAGTTTCTGGACGGGACATGTGACGCGATGGGTTTGCCTCGGTCCCGACAGCAGGTGGGGTGCGGGCTGGCTCGTTTCTTCAGCGGGGCGGTGGATCTGTGCTCTCGGATCACGGGCAAGAGGTTCTCGTTCTCTCGGGCGATGGTGGCCCTGATGTCCGCCGACCAGGTCATCGACGCGGGCCGCATTCGCAGGGAACTCGGCTGGCGGCCGGAGGTGACCTTCGAAAAAGGCATCCGGTTGACTCGCCAATGGTGGCTGCGGACGCACTGATGTCGTTGCCGGAACAGACTGAAGCGATGACGCCGCCGGCCGGTTGGTCCCGAGGCGGGCTTGTTGTCCTTGGTCTCCTGGTCGTTCTCCTGGCCGGTCACGGCACTTCCCTCTGGGACGGCGTGTTTCTTGACGACCACTGGCAGCGAGCTGCATCCGCCCACTATGGCTGGGGCTGGAACGACCTGATCGAGTCGGCGACCATCGACCTTTCGGGCAGATGGAACCACTTCTGGTGGCAGGAGAAACCGATCGTCTGGCGCTATGCTCGCCCGGTCGCCATGCTCGTGGTCAAACTGGAGTATGTGCTGACCCTGGGGAGTCCGGTTGGTATCCACGCATTTGCCTTGTTCTGGCACGGCCTGACCGGCTGGCTGGTCTATCGGCTGGCGGCCTGGGCCGGGCTGGGCCGTTTCTGGGCGTTCCTGGCGGGCGCCCTGTTCATTCTGCACCCGCATTCGACAACCACGGTCAGCTGGGCATCGGCCCGCAATGCCCTGGTCAACGCCTGTTTCTTCGCCGCGGCCGTGCTGCTGTATGCCCGGGCCTCGCTCGGAGTGGCGGGCCGCCCTAGCTCCTCGCAATGGAGGCGGTTCGTCCCGGCCATGTTGTTCTGGTTGCTGGCCCTGTTCAGCCGCGAGACGGGGATCATTTTCCCGGCGATCATCGTCCTGCTGGACTTGTGCTTCGGGGGTTGGCGGCATGTCATCCGCCGATGGCCGGTGTATGTAGCCGTCGGTATCCTGTCGGCGGCTTTCCTCTACTACCGCTTGTTCGTGTTCTCCGTGGATGCGGTACCGCCGGTCTACTTCAGCAAACCAAGCGGGCTTGAGTACGTGCCTTGGGCGGTGGGCAAAATACTGACCTGTCTGTTCTCGGAAGTGTTCTACACGCCCATGGTCATGGGCTTGTCTACGCTGAGGAATCTCTCGCCGGAGATTATTCTCGCTTATGCCGTCGTCGTGGTGTTGACCGGCCTGATTCTGTGGTGGTACTTCTGGGCGTCGCGAGGGCATTGTGGCCGATGGTTCTGGTTCCTA comes from Phycisphaerae bacterium and encodes:
- a CDS encoding 3-oxoacyl-ACP synthase III family protein — its product is MNPQLKRVSIVGTGSFLPNDPVPNSRLDEVLGPLTDAPERVKSFMETIGTRMLANSGVEFRHFAIDTKTRKLTHTVASLGEEAVRRALDAAGIKPTDVDLLILASSNYDETTPPTSALLQERLGIETCAEMEVHSNCSGVGKAIQIAYDALRVGRYKTAVAVYPQLSSVYLRREYLNQPFMTKKQAALRYILADGAGAVVLQAVDAPAGKAVPHELLGTFVESVGGKRSPGMTAGGGVGNLVEPDKQIVHMWKQGLHHLDQDFAAVNRDAARTLHEGVVRMIAQLGIDPKSVSQCVFSIPTRQLYEDGVGPFMEFFGLTRNEIKFRACNTGYCGGASLLLHFDEIARNGELKTGDVVVVHSVESSKWMTAGFVVRW
- a CDS encoding isoprenylcysteine carboxylmethyltransferase family protein, whose protein sequence is MADAGHRGGGGSAPARQGIRAWLDSIPLTARMIFYAIFFLAGVLVGLPYLAYQIDVHLPACRIDIGVFRYVGVAVFVFFFIIYARGSYTLTRLGRGAYVEFDPPKEFVATGPFRWCRNPIAGSVVGMILGEAVAFSSVGIFLLFLVAIPLAHLQVVLLEEPLLEKRFGSAYNDYRARVPRWFPRLPGSEGPP
- a CDS encoding ABC transporter permease, producing MNWALFIESFHIAFREMSRHRTRSFLTMFGVIIGVGAIISVVSISQGAKKKIQGQIANLGSNMIIGVPGSTSASGVKAGTGSAVTLTIEDTQAIERECSAVSHCAPVARIICQAVSELGNWPAPVTGASCRYTAIRAWNVESGRELEPSDDDTAAKVCLIGKTTSEQLFGDMDPVGQRIRLKGTLIEIVGLLETKGQNPLGEDQDDTVVVPLNTFFRHLAGGDRPQAFVASAVDENQIDLAITQIKGLLRQRHRLGESEPDDFIIKSIEEYAEMAESTSNVMTALLVSIAAISLLVGGIGIMNIMLVTVMERTREIGIRMAVGATQRMILSQFIIESATLAGVGGILGVLMGFVGSIAISHLTGWPAIFSVPLIGGPFGFAVAIGLLFGLLPARRASSLKPVESLRHD
- a CDS encoding efflux RND transporter periplasmic adaptor subunit; translated protein: MFKRSVQLLIIAALGAGGWLGWKALNQKEEMEVRTTKAATGSLALSVSATGKLAPTTEVLIGCETSGTVESVLVEHNDRVKRGQELIRLKPELVQAELKQAEADVARIQAQLKQVQVQAKEAERQYQKAKSLQAGQAASPDELAMREAAREAAVADVAAAEASVKGAGSRVDLAKYHLDRTVITSPIDGVVIDRRVDVGQTVAAAFMAPELISLAEDLSHMKLLADVSESDVGYICPGQAATFKVNAYRDRTFTGTVRQIRNQPKTLGNVVTYTVTIDVENREQLLRPGMPADVTIEIVHRENALKIANSALRFRPPLPPTEIRHTLDALKWAPAPAPTPVIGKHPVETRPSEVSFTPPPLEPVKGTLWQYVSQKWQVVPVWTVFTDNRETIIAENSPVKAGDEFATEVRMHADGQSALQRAIMLARPENRQP
- a CDS encoding NAD(P)-dependent oxidoreductase yields the protein MIVALTGGTGFLGQALIRFLVPAAEQVRALVRRPADEDRIRSWGAVPVRGDLVVPGGCDGLVGKGNILIHSAARVDLTGTWAEFRETTVEGTRRLLTAALPQQPARVVYVSSAVVYSPAAQSSPMCAERTPVEPASFNYYGRAKLEAENLVREQCDRVGCPWTIVRLGFLYGPENRAMESHFMPLIKGRWLFIVGSGENRIATLYVDDAARAVVLVATSQAPANRIYDVASDEPVNQCQFLDGTCDAMGLPRSRQQVGCGLARFFSGAVDLCSRITGKRFSFSRAMVALMSADQVIDAGRIRRELGWRPEVTFEKGIRLTRQWWLRTH
- a CDS encoding ABC transporter ATP-binding protein, yielding MSNIVELRDVHRVYDMGEVRVHALRGINLTIATGEAIAIMGASGSGKSTLLNILGCLDTPTSGVFWLDGERVDQMNEAQLAYCRRTKLGFVFQNFNLLRSGTSLENVELPMVYMGVPRREREKRARAALATVGLVDRMEHMPWQLSGGQQQRVALARALANRPPILLADEPTGNLDSKTSEEVLELLARLHRDEKLSLIVVTHDPDIAAYLHRIVILYDGRVVYDKPGPVAGGPPIPPIKSLGATLEEELRSEAAPATGGPT